Proteins encoded within one genomic window of Episyrphus balteatus chromosome 1, idEpiBalt1.1, whole genome shotgun sequence:
- the LOC129920700 gene encoding peptidyl-prolyl cis-trans isomerase, rhodopsin-specific isozyme has product MASLENCPRSYTHKINLVYSRSSDLTHITIAAKMKRELLTLLCVLSSVNSLSYTVTSKIYMDVKINKKPAGRIVFGLFGDEAPKTVKNFRHICLKGINGTTYIGSKFHRIIDRFMVQGGDIVLGNGLGSTSIYGDYFDDENLTIEHLRPGYIGMANRGPNTNGCQFYVTSVAARWLDGKHVVFGKVVEGMDTLYAIESVKTDTEDFPLQPVVITNCGEMPTEPYQFYPDEYNIIGWVKAAGPALVSSLCVLGTFHYFYRQLSMYC; this is encoded by the exons ATGGCTTCTTTGGAAAACTGCCCCAGATCATATACccataaaattaatttagtttaTAGTCGTAGCTCAGATCTAACACACATCACAATCGCCGCTAAAATGAAACGTGAACTTTTAACGTTACTTTGCGTTTTGTCAAGTGTCAATAGCCTTAGCTATACGGTCACATCCAAAATTTATATGGAtgtgaaaattaataaaaaaccagCAGGACGAATAGTTTTCGGGCTCTTTGGTGACGAAGCTccaaaaacagtgaaaaattTTAGGCAtatttgcttgaagggtatcaATGGAACGACATATATCGGATCTAAATTTCATAGAATCATCGATAGATTTATGGTCCAAGGTGGGGACATAGTTTTGGGCAATGGACTCGGATCCACAAGCATTTATGGAGATTATTTCGACGATGAAAATCTTACAATTGAGCATCTTAGACCGGGTTATATAGGAATGGCTAATCGTGGACCAAACACCAATGGATGTCAGTTTTATGTAACATCGGTAGCAGCCAGGTGGCTTGACGGAAAACACGTTGTTTTTGGAAAAGTGGTCGAAGGAATGGATACTCTTTACGCAATAGAGAGT GTTAAGACCGACACTGAAGATTTTCCTCTACAACCTGTTGTTATAACGAATTGCGGAGAAATGCCAACAGAACCTTACCAGTTCTACCCAGATGAATACAA TATTATCGGATGGGTTAAAGCAGCTGGCCCAGCACTTGTGAGCTCTTTATGTGTTTTAGGAACATTCCACTACTTTTATCGCCAATTGAGTATGTATTGTTAA
- the LOC129920713 gene encoding uncharacterized protein LOC129920713 has protein sequence FLFTRLSNLFAIIQQSPDEKTFKKYKNIQERSSDIEKTVIQNSYSEIIHSHSYDFDEAGVHQRKIVKSKIKEIKEDYTKISQPTKEKKNPLILTEICQATNDDLSNFKLKLYIKYTASHHFYDKNQEIEDYILIDTHLGPTLPILLKGIIDPD, from the exons tttttattcacgaGGCTTTCCAATTTATTTGCTATCATCCAACAATCACCggatgaaaaaactttcaaaaaatacaaaaatatacaagAAAGATCTTCAGATATTGAGAAGACtgttattcaaaattcttaTAGTGAAATCATTCATTCTCATTCTTACGATTTTGATGAAGCAGGTGTTCATCAAAGGAAAATTgtcaaaagtaaaattaaagaGATAAAAGAAGACTACACAAAAATTAGTCAACCAACGAAGGAAAAGAAAAATCCTTTAATTTTGACCGAAATATGCCAAGCTACAAATGATGATTTGAGCAATTTCAAACTTAAGCTTTACATAAAATATACTGCCAGCCATCACTTTTATGATAAAAACCAAGAAATTGAAGATTATATCTTGATTGAT ACTCACCTTGGCCCAACATTGCCAATTTTGCTTAAAGGCATAATTGATCCAGATTAA
- the LOC129920664 gene encoding uncharacterized protein LOC129920664 isoform X2, producing the protein MDFYCKRKTGCLQKLCAFCCTQKRDLLRNDNFEKTIEIYPRIVILKKMKVGEVYCETITIRNTGNRGCVPAMNSILSIFTFTPPKNFQINEDDDESQFQVNTVVYLFCPIMGPQSYRVNIIGRILGPNIEITPVEINIDKLYMGQIRCIAFEILNKGPIAGEIYFKRHTDEKEINCTVTPSSVYLRPDAKKSVQLSFYRRDVGKFLTKLIFKIKSGDVLSILLRGTSLPTIVKVYPEIIEFGQIPICIPQKDSITIFNPLPVSVVVEPKIIDKGVENPLILCVDDLNLPLNTRTTTYYSKCHEEFGEEELQNCISDFGSIEESLSARTNISSKISSLFQNKVLDEIPSMTNELLQNLKSIHSQNQIEAGMKIIDESLNCILNHCDYFQELRDNKNYLKKDWKALPCDAKEVAIVEERFYLEPNKSKTLPVFLVPNSCGPSTKTIQFKVYPMGEDYSEINDTINSMHMVSTLRLQYKCMIPILEFNNDITFPQPLYVDMENSFTMYFKNIDSVPGFVYFKVIPIEQCGKITVNKNQQKFFIAPGEKAEVACSVVFRKVGNIVLHGIFQLVGKLLDHSFKIEAKLLPPEIEISTKKIFAKQEVLQLTRTRIFITNTCPSVAQFTLSLKHETHQFLEPQGASLAPNQKVLVSIFSKFLDPGLYKNILYLNLKHSDNKLIPITFSVEGIPLEFEPNIKLGLDFGTVFRNNKIQEHTINIKNLGEKAYTINFQNKISKKLEIVPKSVLNIEPKFLTIPANAQKTFNIQLDISKEIIFEEEYCVNSVDEAKHRFKLFDFEVKCIVIECKILWSKNEIRFKENGDKAVEVISLINTTHFVGNVSLNVQGYFLLGTNSTAVTDKSLDFSIQGKSSKEIYVSLNEREVDEPNLICQCLKGYIKCKVNNKTQKSLPLHVKIVNPGLRICNPKVTFFTPYADSFAHINIHNCSLKNAKFIWREIESILDKNISECNVEQMYSKTISELVLSLPEVNLPKFPNSIKHQNTEVFICDEGDESSDEENESSSLSVHDLKRKLSLMSSKTEEYSKSSTSLTTTTVHSQRSLIQRTSSCKALPISQAQVQNIGINDILENLGLLSLEPVNTICKDNGLIIGDTNCIDKKNLEESYKIGFQQKTGQISSQSMFQTYVFLPTLPEDKTLECKYGLEVFGGQTEFLDMTITNQKGRIQVSSTSINLGSNIWYKMIIDKIKITSLSPWATKITVIENDDVSNEKSSFANGFVEIISPKEFILPPKTSMNIEFKAATGLNQHFSMDIGLEINKNSTSIPINFRGSGVLPLLRPLNLTRTTQILINITENYLYLRDLYNDIQKEYIEDNKKKDDTAQLKAVGKDEIVEENEITRNKIQKRNKAREFVWLNYSEEKYPGVEHIERFLETEKLLSALNKSNDLKTTFQQFYHRCMHNRAMEFDPVVNLKLTICRPIPWEFSAFGLDMKTFKINETKTFDIELVFEGPGKLFLSCRSRAVIPGVKALFEVSQDKR; encoded by the exons CGTGGATGTGTGCCTGCAATGAATTCTATTCTCTCGATCTTCACTTTTACTCCaccaaaaaactttcaaattaatGAGGACGATGACGAGTCACAATTTCAAGTTAATACCGTTgtctatttattttgtcctatTATGGGCCCTCAATCATATAGAGTTAATATTATTGGAAGGATTCTTGGACCCAATATTGAAATAACTCCTGTGGAAATAAATATTGACAAACTTTATATGGGCCAAATTCGTTGCATCGCATTCGAAATACTAAATAAAG GACCAATTGCAggtgaaatttatttcaaacgTCACACTGATGAAAAAGAAATCAACTGTACAGTGACACCTTCATCTGTTTATCTCAGACCAGATGCAAAGAAATCAGTTCAATTAAGTTTTTATCGACGCGATGTTGGAAAATTCTTAACAaaactcatttttaaaattaaatcaggAGATGttctttcaattttactaag AGGAACATCTCTGCCAACGATTGTGAAAGTTTATCCCGAAATAATTGAGTTTGGACAAATTCCAATCTGTATACCCCAAAAGGATTCAATAACAATATTTAACCCATTGCCTGTATCTGTTGTTGTGGAGCCTAAGATAATTGATAAAGGAGTTGAAAATCCTTTGATATTGTGTGTGGATGATTTGAACTTACCTCTAAACACAAGAACTACAACATACTATAGCAAATGCCATGAAGAATTTGGAGAAGAAGAGcttcaaaattgtatttcagATTTTGGATCAATCGAAGAATCTCTTAGCGCTAGAACGAACATCAGTAGCAAAATAAGCTCtttgtttcaaaataaagtGCTAG ATGAAATTCCATCGATGACTAATGagcttttacaaaatttaaaaagcatTCATTCACAAAATCAAATAGAAGCTGGAATGAAAATTATCGATGAATCTCTGAATTGTATTTTAAATCATTGTGATTATTTTCAAGAGCTTAGAGATAACAAGAATTATCTAAAGAAGGACTGGAAAGCTCTACCATGTGATGCTAAAGAAGTGGCAATTGTAGAGGAACGTTTCTATTTGGAACCAAATAAATCCAAAACTTTACCAGTTTTCCTGGTTCCAAATAGTTGTGGGCCAAGTACTAAAACTATACAATTCAAAGTATATCCTATGGGCGAAGACTATTCTGAAATCAATGATACTATAAACTCAATGCATATGGTCAGTACTCTACGACTCCAATACAAGTGTATGATTCCCATATTGGAATTCAACAATGATATCACTTTTCCTCAACCGCTATACGTAGATATGGAAAATAGTTTTACaatgtatttcaaaaacattgaTTCTGTACCtggatttgtttattttaaagtgATT CCAATTGAACAGTGCGGTAAAATTACTGTcaacaaaaaccaacaaaaattctttattgctcctGGTGAAAAAGCTGAAGTGGCCTGTTCTGTGGTATTTCGAAAAGTTGGAAATATTGTTCTGCATGGAAT ATTTCAATTGGTCGGTAAGTTATTAGACCATTCTTTTaaaatagaagcaaaattgcttCCCCCAGAAATCGAAATTTCaacaaagaaaatatttgcaaaacaaGAAGTTCTTCAGTTGACTAGAACAagaatttttattacaaatactTGTCCTTCGGTAGCTCAATTTACTTTGTCATTG AAACATGAAACACATCAATTTTTGGAACCCCAAGGAGCCAGTTTGGCGCCCAATCAAAAAGTTCttgtatcaattttttcaaagtttttggaTCCAggattatacaaaaatattctttacttaAATCTTAAACATTCTGATAATAAA ctaATACCAATTACATTCTCTGTTGAAGGAATTCCACTAGAGTTCGAACCAAACATAAAACTTGGCCTAGACTTTGGAACTGTtttcagaaataataaaattcaagaacatacaattaatattaaaaacttagGAGAAAAAGCATatacaatcaattttcaaaacaaaatttctaaaaaacttgaaatagtTCCTAAAtctgttttaaatattgaaccAAAATTCTTAACTATACCAGCAAATGCACAGAAAACATTTAATATACAACTTGATATCTCAAAAGAGataatttttgaagaagaatATTGTGTCAATAGCGTAGATGAAGCAAAACATCGGTTCAAATTGTTTGATTTTGAAGTGAAGTGCATTGTTATTGAATGTAAGATTTTGTGGAGCAAAAATGAAATTCGATTTAAAGAAAATGGAGACAAAGCAGTTG AGGTGATTTCTCTTATAAATACTACACATTTCGTTGGAAATGTCAGTTTAAATGTGCAAGGGTACTTCTTATTAGGAACAAATTCAACAGCCGTAACAGACAAATCTCTGGATTTTTCCATTCAAGGAAAATCAAGTAAAGAAATCTACGTTAGTCTAAACGAAAGAGAAGTAGATGAACCCAATCTTATTTGTCAGTGTTTAAAGGGATATATTAAGTGTAAAGTCAACAATAAGACCCAG aaatcCCTTCCATTGCACGTTAAAATTGTAAATCCCGGCCTTCGAATCTGCAATCCTAAAGTTACATTTTTCACTCCCTACGCTGATTCTTTCGCTCATATAAACATTCACAATTGTAGTCTCAAAAATGCCAAGTTTATTTGGAGAGAAATAGAATCAAttcttgacaaaaatatttctgaatGCAATGTTGAACAAATGTATTCAAAAACAATATCTGAACTGGTTCTTTCTTTGCCAGAAGTAAACCTTCCAAAATTTCCAAATTCTATTAAGCATCAAAATACAGAAGTTTTTATTTGTGATGAAGGTGATGAATCTTCAGATGAAGAAAATGAATCATCTTCTCTAAGTGTTCATGATTTAAAACGGAAACTTAGTTTAATGAGTTCAAAAACTGAAGAATATAGTAAATCTTCTACATCACTGACAACAACTACTGTTCACTCCCAAAGGAGTCTTATTCAACGAACTAGTTCCTGTAAAGCATTACCAATTTCACAAGCTCAAGTTCAAAATATTGGAATAAATGATATATTAGAAAACTTAGGATTGTTGAGTTTAGAGCCTGTTAACACTATTTGTAAAGATAATGGTTTAATCATTGGTGATACAAATTGCATAGACAAGAAAAATTTAGAAGAATCGTATAAAATTGGATTTCAACAAAAGACTGGACAAATTTCATCTCAATCAATGTTTCAAACATATGTTTTTTTACCAACATTGCCTGAAG ATAAAACTCTTGAGTGTAAATATGGCCTTGAAGTGTTTGGTGGTCAAACTGAATTTCTGGATATGACAATAACAAATCAAAAAGGAAGGATTCAAGTCTCCAGCACAAGCATTAATCTCGGATCAAAT atTTGGTACAAAATGATtatagacaaaataaaaatcacaagTCTGAGTCCTTGGGCTACAAAGATAACAGTTATTGAAAATGACGATGTCTCAAACGAAAAGAGTAGTTTTGCTAATggttttgttgaaattatttcTCCAAAAGAATTCATCCTACCACCAAAAACAAGCATGAATATCGAATTCAAAGCCGCAACGGGTTTGAATCAACATTTTTCTATGGACATTGGcctggaaataaataaaaattcgacTTCCATTCCGATTAATTTTCGTGGATCAGGAGTTCTTCCATTGCTCAGACCTTTAAACCTTACTAGAACTActcaaatattaattaatataacagaaaattatttatatttgcgTGATTTATATAACGATATTCAAAAAGAGTATATTgaggataataaaaaaaaggatgacACTGCACAGTTAAAAGCTGTTGGGAAGGATGAGATAGTGGAAGAAAATGAAATAACCCGAAATAAAATACAGAAACGAAATAAAGCCAGAGAATTTGTTTGGCTCAATTATTCAGAAGAAAAATATCCTGGAGTAGAACATATTGAAAGATTTTTAGAAACAGAAAAACTACTGTCCGCTCTTAACAAATCAAACGatttaaaaacaacatttcagcAATTTTACCACAGATGTATGCATAATCGCGCAATGGAATTTGATCCGGTCGTTAATTTGAAGCTCACAATCTGCCGTCCAATTCCTTGGGAGTTTTCTGCTTTCGGTTTAGATATGAAGACTTTCAAAATTAACGaaacaaaaacttttgataTTGAACTTGTCTTCGAAGGCCCAGGAAAATTGTTTCTGTCATGTAGAAGTCGAGCTGTAATACCTGGAGTCAAAGCTTTATTTGAAGTTTCGCAGGATAAaaggtaa
- the LOC129920664 gene encoding uncharacterized protein LOC129920664 isoform X1 has product MDFYCKRKTGCLQKLCAFCCTQKRDLLRNDNFEKTIEIYPRIVILKKMKVGEVYCETITIRNTGNLSRKLKFVTEPNDDVTFEMNGNTLLKPGLCVSIDVVVAATKKKLVNKSRYFFVIAEHPDIVWEIPFIVLKKDQEMHIPEIICLAKVPANTISNYQFIIYNPQNDGITFSICSNFEGLTIKPISGTIPAKEFSKILIVGKVPAKSITSSILVTLKNGKSFKIYVQMEPSNQLIHLSTSELIFEDTFMGLKSQKNIFICNRSNECVSFQWGCNQINEENDTDDKTDEQLIVSDFITIRNKRGCVPAMNSILSIFTFTPPKNFQINEDDDESQFQVNTVVYLFCPIMGPQSYRVNIIGRILGPNIEITPVEINIDKLYMGQIRCIAFEILNKGPIAGEIYFKRHTDEKEINCTVTPSSVYLRPDAKKSVQLSFYRRDVGKFLTKLIFKIKSGDVLSILLRGTSLPTIVKVYPEIIEFGQIPICIPQKDSITIFNPLPVSVVVEPKIIDKGVENPLILCVDDLNLPLNTRTTTYYSKCHEEFGEEELQNCISDFGSIEESLSARTNISSKISSLFQNKVLDEIPSMTNELLQNLKSIHSQNQIEAGMKIIDESLNCILNHCDYFQELRDNKNYLKKDWKALPCDAKEVAIVEERFYLEPNKSKTLPVFLVPNSCGPSTKTIQFKVYPMGEDYSEINDTINSMHMVSTLRLQYKCMIPILEFNNDITFPQPLYVDMENSFTMYFKNIDSVPGFVYFKVIPIEQCGKITVNKNQQKFFIAPGEKAEVACSVVFRKVGNIVLHGIFQLVGKLLDHSFKIEAKLLPPEIEISTKKIFAKQEVLQLTRTRIFITNTCPSVAQFTLSLKHETHQFLEPQGASLAPNQKVLVSIFSKFLDPGLYKNILYLNLKHSDNKLIPITFSVEGIPLEFEPNIKLGLDFGTVFRNNKIQEHTINIKNLGEKAYTINFQNKISKKLEIVPKSVLNIEPKFLTIPANAQKTFNIQLDISKEIIFEEEYCVNSVDEAKHRFKLFDFEVKCIVIECKILWSKNEIRFKENGDKAVEVISLINTTHFVGNVSLNVQGYFLLGTNSTAVTDKSLDFSIQGKSSKEIYVSLNEREVDEPNLICQCLKGYIKCKVNNKTQKSLPLHVKIVNPGLRICNPKVTFFTPYADSFAHINIHNCSLKNAKFIWREIESILDKNISECNVEQMYSKTISELVLSLPEVNLPKFPNSIKHQNTEVFICDEGDESSDEENESSSLSVHDLKRKLSLMSSKTEEYSKSSTSLTTTTVHSQRSLIQRTSSCKALPISQAQVQNIGINDILENLGLLSLEPVNTICKDNGLIIGDTNCIDKKNLEESYKIGFQQKTGQISSQSMFQTYVFLPTLPEDKTLECKYGLEVFGGQTEFLDMTITNQKGRIQVSSTSINLGSNIWYKMIIDKIKITSLSPWATKITVIENDDVSNEKSSFANGFVEIISPKEFILPPKTSMNIEFKAATGLNQHFSMDIGLEINKNSTSIPINFRGSGVLPLLRPLNLTRTTQILINITENYLYLRDLYNDIQKEYIEDNKKKDDTAQLKAVGKDEIVEENEITRNKIQKRNKAREFVWLNYSEEKYPGVEHIERFLETEKLLSALNKSNDLKTTFQQFYHRCMHNRAMEFDPVVNLKLTICRPIPWEFSAFGLDMKTFKINETKTFDIELVFEGPGKLFLSCRSRAVIPGVKALFEVSQDKR; this is encoded by the exons CTTTCTAGAAAACTAAAATTCGTTACTGAACCAAATGACGATGTAACATTCGAAATGAATGGAAACACACTATTGAAACCTGGATTGTGCGTTTCTATTGATGTTGTTGTGGCAGCAACTAAGAAAAAACTAGTCAATAAAAGTcgttattttttcgtaatagcTGAGCATCCGGATATTGTATGGGAAATACCTTTCATAG ttttgaaGAAAGACCAAGAAATGCACATACCGGAAATTATTTGCCTAGCAAAAGTTCCAGCAAATACAATTTCTAATTaccaatttataatttataatccTCAGAATGATGGAATCACATTCTCAATTTGTTC AAACTTTGAAGGCCTAACTATAAAACCTATTTCTGGAACTATACCAGCCAAAGAATTCTCCAAGATTCTTATAGTGGGAAAAGTTCCAGCCAAGTCAATTACATCAAGTATCTTGGTGACTTTgaaaaatg gaaagtcctttaaaatatatgtacaaatgGAACCATCGAATCAGTTGATTCATTTGAGTACTAGTGAATTGATATTCGAAGACACTTTCATGGGCTTAAAAagtcagaaaaatatatttatatgcaATAGAAGCAATGAGTGTGTCAGTTTTCAGTGGGGCTGTAATCAAATAAATGAAGAAAACGATACAGATGACAAGACAGATGAACAGCTTATCGTCTCAGATTTTATAACTATTAGAAATAAG CGTGGATGTGTGCCTGCAATGAATTCTATTCTCTCGATCTTCACTTTTACTCCaccaaaaaactttcaaattaatGAGGACGATGACGAGTCACAATTTCAAGTTAATACCGTTgtctatttattttgtcctatTATGGGCCCTCAATCATATAGAGTTAATATTATTGGAAGGATTCTTGGACCCAATATTGAAATAACTCCTGTGGAAATAAATATTGACAAACTTTATATGGGCCAAATTCGTTGCATCGCATTCGAAATACTAAATAAAG GACCAATTGCAggtgaaatttatttcaaacgTCACACTGATGAAAAAGAAATCAACTGTACAGTGACACCTTCATCTGTTTATCTCAGACCAGATGCAAAGAAATCAGTTCAATTAAGTTTTTATCGACGCGATGTTGGAAAATTCTTAACAaaactcatttttaaaattaaatcaggAGATGttctttcaattttactaag AGGAACATCTCTGCCAACGATTGTGAAAGTTTATCCCGAAATAATTGAGTTTGGACAAATTCCAATCTGTATACCCCAAAAGGATTCAATAACAATATTTAACCCATTGCCTGTATCTGTTGTTGTGGAGCCTAAGATAATTGATAAAGGAGTTGAAAATCCTTTGATATTGTGTGTGGATGATTTGAACTTACCTCTAAACACAAGAACTACAACATACTATAGCAAATGCCATGAAGAATTTGGAGAAGAAGAGcttcaaaattgtatttcagATTTTGGATCAATCGAAGAATCTCTTAGCGCTAGAACGAACATCAGTAGCAAAATAAGCTCtttgtttcaaaataaagtGCTAG ATGAAATTCCATCGATGACTAATGagcttttacaaaatttaaaaagcatTCATTCACAAAATCAAATAGAAGCTGGAATGAAAATTATCGATGAATCTCTGAATTGTATTTTAAATCATTGTGATTATTTTCAAGAGCTTAGAGATAACAAGAATTATCTAAAGAAGGACTGGAAAGCTCTACCATGTGATGCTAAAGAAGTGGCAATTGTAGAGGAACGTTTCTATTTGGAACCAAATAAATCCAAAACTTTACCAGTTTTCCTGGTTCCAAATAGTTGTGGGCCAAGTACTAAAACTATACAATTCAAAGTATATCCTATGGGCGAAGACTATTCTGAAATCAATGATACTATAAACTCAATGCATATGGTCAGTACTCTACGACTCCAATACAAGTGTATGATTCCCATATTGGAATTCAACAATGATATCACTTTTCCTCAACCGCTATACGTAGATATGGAAAATAGTTTTACaatgtatttcaaaaacattgaTTCTGTACCtggatttgtttattttaaagtgATT CCAATTGAACAGTGCGGTAAAATTACTGTcaacaaaaaccaacaaaaattctttattgctcctGGTGAAAAAGCTGAAGTGGCCTGTTCTGTGGTATTTCGAAAAGTTGGAAATATTGTTCTGCATGGAAT ATTTCAATTGGTCGGTAAGTTATTAGACCATTCTTTTaaaatagaagcaaaattgcttCCCCCAGAAATCGAAATTTCaacaaagaaaatatttgcaaaacaaGAAGTTCTTCAGTTGACTAGAACAagaatttttattacaaatactTGTCCTTCGGTAGCTCAATTTACTTTGTCATTG AAACATGAAACACATCAATTTTTGGAACCCCAAGGAGCCAGTTTGGCGCCCAATCAAAAAGTTCttgtatcaattttttcaaagtttttggaTCCAggattatacaaaaatattctttacttaAATCTTAAACATTCTGATAATAAA ctaATACCAATTACATTCTCTGTTGAAGGAATTCCACTAGAGTTCGAACCAAACATAAAACTTGGCCTAGACTTTGGAACTGTtttcagaaataataaaattcaagaacatacaattaatattaaaaacttagGAGAAAAAGCATatacaatcaattttcaaaacaaaatttctaaaaaacttgaaatagtTCCTAAAtctgttttaaatattgaaccAAAATTCTTAACTATACCAGCAAATGCACAGAAAACATTTAATATACAACTTGATATCTCAAAAGAGataatttttgaagaagaatATTGTGTCAATAGCGTAGATGAAGCAAAACATCGGTTCAAATTGTTTGATTTTGAAGTGAAGTGCATTGTTATTGAATGTAAGATTTTGTGGAGCAAAAATGAAATTCGATTTAAAGAAAATGGAGACAAAGCAGTTG AGGTGATTTCTCTTATAAATACTACACATTTCGTTGGAAATGTCAGTTTAAATGTGCAAGGGTACTTCTTATTAGGAACAAATTCAACAGCCGTAACAGACAAATCTCTGGATTTTTCCATTCAAGGAAAATCAAGTAAAGAAATCTACGTTAGTCTAAACGAAAGAGAAGTAGATGAACCCAATCTTATTTGTCAGTGTTTAAAGGGATATATTAAGTGTAAAGTCAACAATAAGACCCAG aaatcCCTTCCATTGCACGTTAAAATTGTAAATCCCGGCCTTCGAATCTGCAATCCTAAAGTTACATTTTTCACTCCCTACGCTGATTCTTTCGCTCATATAAACATTCACAATTGTAGTCTCAAAAATGCCAAGTTTATTTGGAGAGAAATAGAATCAAttcttgacaaaaatatttctgaatGCAATGTTGAACAAATGTATTCAAAAACAATATCTGAACTGGTTCTTTCTTTGCCAGAAGTAAACCTTCCAAAATTTCCAAATTCTATTAAGCATCAAAATACAGAAGTTTTTATTTGTGATGAAGGTGATGAATCTTCAGATGAAGAAAATGAATCATCTTCTCTAAGTGTTCATGATTTAAAACGGAAACTTAGTTTAATGAGTTCAAAAACTGAAGAATATAGTAAATCTTCTACATCACTGACAACAACTACTGTTCACTCCCAAAGGAGTCTTATTCAACGAACTAGTTCCTGTAAAGCATTACCAATTTCACAAGCTCAAGTTCAAAATATTGGAATAAATGATATATTAGAAAACTTAGGATTGTTGAGTTTAGAGCCTGTTAACACTATTTGTAAAGATAATGGTTTAATCATTGGTGATACAAATTGCATAGACAAGAAAAATTTAGAAGAATCGTATAAAATTGGATTTCAACAAAAGACTGGACAAATTTCATCTCAATCAATGTTTCAAACATATGTTTTTTTACCAACATTGCCTGAAG ATAAAACTCTTGAGTGTAAATATGGCCTTGAAGTGTTTGGTGGTCAAACTGAATTTCTGGATATGACAATAACAAATCAAAAAGGAAGGATTCAAGTCTCCAGCACAAGCATTAATCTCGGATCAAAT atTTGGTACAAAATGATtatagacaaaataaaaatcacaagTCTGAGTCCTTGGGCTACAAAGATAACAGTTATTGAAAATGACGATGTCTCAAACGAAAAGAGTAGTTTTGCTAATggttttgttgaaattatttcTCCAAAAGAATTCATCCTACCACCAAAAACAAGCATGAATATCGAATTCAAAGCCGCAACGGGTTTGAATCAACATTTTTCTATGGACATTGGcctggaaataaataaaaattcgacTTCCATTCCGATTAATTTTCGTGGATCAGGAGTTCTTCCATTGCTCAGACCTTTAAACCTTACTAGAACTActcaaatattaattaatataacagaaaattatttatatttgcgTGATTTATATAACGATATTCAAAAAGAGTATATTgaggataataaaaaaaaggatgacACTGCACAGTTAAAAGCTGTTGGGAAGGATGAGATAGTGGAAGAAAATGAAATAACCCGAAATAAAATACAGAAACGAAATAAAGCCAGAGAATTTGTTTGGCTCAATTATTCAGAAGAAAAATATCCTGGAGTAGAACATATTGAAAGATTTTTAGAAACAGAAAAACTACTGTCCGCTCTTAACAAATCAAACGatttaaaaacaacatttcagcAATTTTACCACAGATGTATGCATAATCGCGCAATGGAATTTGATCCGGTCGTTAATTTGAAGCTCACAATCTGCCGTCCAATTCCTTGGGAGTTTTCTGCTTTCGGTTTAGATATGAAGACTTTCAAAATTAACGaaacaaaaacttttgataTTGAACTTGTCTTCGAAGGCCCAGGAAAATTGTTTCTGTCATGTAGAAGTCGAGCTGTAATACCTGGAGTCAAAGCTTTATTTGAAGTTTCGCAGGATAAaaggtaa